In a genomic window of Ranitomeya imitator isolate aRanImi1 chromosome 5, aRanImi1.pri, whole genome shotgun sequence:
- the RRP15 gene encoding RRP15-like protein has product MEVEQSGVAGSEDSDFGDGSFPSDGGEECDASDHESEDQAESDDPNKGWADAMAKILNKKVPSDKASTILVKSKKLKKEKEKEKQEWLEKKELIDKKRQWEMMCRVKTDVVKDREAERSLQRIATRGVVQLFNAVKTHQSNVKEKVKEAGPSERKKSKLMMSVTKRDFIDVLRGKESKGETVERPSLKKASVKTEKASEWNILRDDFMMGASMKDWDKDSDGEASVKPKPRAKKEDSESDSDR; this is encoded by the exons GTTCCGAGGACTCCGATTTTGGAGATGGCAGTTTTCCTTCCGATGGAGGAGAGGAGTGCGATGCGTCCGACCATGAATCCGAAGACCAGGCGGAGTCCGACGACCCTAATAAAGGCTGGGCGGACGCaatggccaaaatcctcaacaagaAAGTCCCCTCGGATAAGGCCAGCACCATCCTGGTGAAGAGCAAGAAGCTGAAAAAGGAGAAGGAAAAAGAGAAGCAGGAGTGGCTGGAGAAAAAGGAGCTG ATTGATAAAAAGCGTCAGTGGGAGATGATGTGCCGAGTCAAGACGGACGTGGTGAAAGATCGGGAAGCCGAGCGCAGCCTGCAGAGGATCGCCACACG AGGTGTCGTACAGTTATTCAACGCTGTAAAAACCCATCAGAGTAACGTGAAAGAGAAGGTAAAAGAAGCCGGCCCTTCGGAGAGGAAGAAGAGTAAACTGATGATGTCTGTAACCAAGAGAGACTTTATTGACGTCCTGAGAGGGAAGGAGAGCAAAGGCGAAACAGTGGAGCGCCCGAGTCTGAAGAAG GCTTCTGTGAAAACAGAAAAGGCATCAGAATGGAATATTCTCCGCGATGACTTCATGATGGGGGCGTCCATGAAGGACTGGGACAAGGACAGCGATGGAGAGGCGAGCGTAAAGCCGAAACCCCGGGCCAAAAAGGAAGATAGCGAAAGTGATTCCGACAGATAA